In Juglans regia cultivar Chandler chromosome 5, Walnut 2.0, whole genome shotgun sequence, the following are encoded in one genomic region:
- the LOC109002400 gene encoding transcription repressor OFP17-like, translating to MKVKALAAFRSKLLNPCKKFLQIFKIRLRKPVFVRALRVHARRIKAERSPLKNRITAVLACYRSIWKSKQMDRVRELSSISRGGGHDGKLFPSPIMPAYTRATGAGKKEASGDEDVEDACRSFENYLVEMIVEEGKVRDSMDVEELLNCWKNLKSPVFIDLVCRFHGELCKDLFSSKDYEA from the coding sequence ATGAAAGTGAAAGCATTAGCTGCCTTCAGATCCAAGCTTCTAAACCCATGCAAAAAATTCcttcaaatcttcaaaattAGACTCAGAAAACCAGTCTTTGTAAGAGCTCTTCGAGTTCATGCTCGTCGTATCAAGGCTGAAAGAAGTCCTCTAAAAAACCGAATAACTGCAGTACTAGCATGCTACCGCTCAATTTGGAAGTCGAAACAGATGGACAGAGTAAGGGAGCTTTCAAGCATATCTAGAGGAGGAGGGCATGATGGAAAGCTCTTTCCTTCACCCATTATGCCAGCTTACACGAGGGCTACTGGGGCTGGCAAAAAGGAAGCTTCGGGTGATGAAGACGTGGAAGATGCATGCAGAAGTTTTGAGAACTACTTGGTAGAGATGATTGTTGAAGAAGGAAAAGTGAGGGACTCGATGGATGTGGAGGAGCTTCTCAATTGCTGGAAGAATCTAAAGAGCCCAGTTTTCATTGATTTGGTTTGTAGATTCCATGGAGAACTATGCAAGGACTTGTTTTCCTCTAAGGATTATGAAGCATAG
- the LOC109002399 gene encoding transcription repressor OFP4-like, protein MGNHRFSLSDMMPNAWFYKLRDMSRRGRKHRSSHPVRSKQPLMTTTESHKQPHLSHPKSSETHFLDPPRRSSKGRNSRKLVYKSSPGAVMAPVSAGCSCNAKLDSVWTKQSPIQSPTYFVSPTDSSSVSNIHESRLLSDTDSDNLAAPDSSELPSCSSSCNCRVRSSASDIILDMNNESFIGEVKKIEEFHTISELGLSPILTKPVKFDDKTSEVTRFRSSSSKVLEEMQKRRPLSVKTVKKEGIRTQKEHKASPRVRRSSAISPGIRLRTNSPRLAASRKIQAHARKSLSSRNRTISESFAVEKSSMDPEADFRDSMVEMIVENNIRASKDLEDLLACYLSLNSDEYHDLIVKAFEQIWFDMASLRL, encoded by the coding sequence ATGGGTAATCACAGGTTCTCATTGTCAGATATGATGCCAAACGCCTGGTTTTATAAGCTCAGAGACATGAGCAGAAGAGGCAGGAAGCATAGATCCTCTCATCCAGTTAGAAGCAAACAACCCTTAATGACTACCACAGAATCACACAAACAACCCCACCTTTCTCACCCAAAATCCTCTGAAACCCATTTCCTTGATCCACCAAGAAGATCATCCAAGGGAAGAAACAGTAGAAAATTAGTTTACAAATCTTCTCCTGGAGCTGTCATGGCCCCAGTGTCTGCTGGTTGTAGCTGTAACGCCAAGCTTGATTCAGTTTGGACTAAGCAGAGTCCAATTCAATCTCCGACTTACTTTGTCTCCCCTACTGATAGTTCCAGTGTCTCTAACATCCATGAATCTCGTCTTCTATCCGACACAGATTCTGATAACTTGGCTGCTCCCGATTCATCTGAGCTACCCTCGTGTTCAAGCTCTTGTAATTGTAGAGTTCGTTCTTCAGCTTCTGACATTATCCTCGACATGAACAACGAATCTTTTATTGGGGAGGTGAAGAAGATAGAAGAGTTTCATACGATTTCAGAGTTGGGCCTTTCTCCAATTTTGACCAAACCAGTCAAATTTGATGATAAGACCTCTGAAGTCACTAGGTTTAGAAGTTCATCATCTAAAGTACTGGAGGAGATGCAAAAACGGCGTCCTCTATCTGTCAAAACAGTCAAGAAGGAAGGTATAAGAACCCAAAAGGAGCACAAAGCCAGTCCTCGTGTTCGAAGGTCTTCTGCTATTTCTCCAGGTATTAGACTTAGAACCAATTCTCCAAGACTTGCTGCAAGCAGGAAGATTCAGGCTCATGCCAGAAAGAGCTTGTCGTCAAGGAATAGGACCATCTCAGAGAGCTTTGCAGTTGAGAAATCGTCAATGGATCCAGAGGCAGATTTCAGGGATTCAATGGTGGAGATGATTGTCGAAAACAACATCCGGGCATCAAAGGATTTGGAAGACCTACTTGCTTGTTACCTTTCACTGAATTCGGATGAATACCACGATCTCATAGTAAAGGCGTTTGAACAGATTTGGTTTGATATGGCTAGCCTACGTTTGTAA